A window from Drosophila subobscura isolate 14011-0131.10 chromosome O, UCBerk_Dsub_1.0, whole genome shotgun sequence encodes these proteins:
- the LOC117898246 gene encoding uncharacterized protein LOC117898246, whose protein sequence is MSSTLKSQQLPLSIPSHSGGMYVKTAPSLPGKAFEENTCYGAFMSPPLSATIGGGSANRNDTFRAPLKVEAADSGGYNNFTGGELQFPDFSHLCFAAETPNSVFSDCHNYVGQDQDFDQDQDDIVCAAADHTGMPYQQGQYTQLNREDIFRFEPEDIARLTGEPDFSGLMQPQPPTPYTPYTPCSAQSSQVPVDAASLAASQADSINLDIDYFNYDEINCQSKNQSPCSSPHLDAWLNFNLGEMPVTATADTDTATATSAAAAATSSPKLCNMYDGLLLQQHIKQEQGHEPEQEPSPTKLPSMSSTFGTPKCIPMCASNFDDYSNLYCGPGAAQYAAENYQNNMSHAIEKPNREHKIIWTIDELDELMLGDGNQQPPQCQSTKSDMANYFADELIKSESAMGVGMGMDSEDDDNENEEDTETHDGLDNEVFAQPSVCELKPESCCDAEAEAEAEAEAEPLPLICRWTGCNVEFPHQQAFVEHIEKCHVDVRKGEDFSCFWLDCPRRYKPFNARYKLLIHMRVHSGEKPNKCPFPGCNKAFSRLENLKIHQRSHTGERPYGCQYKGCLKAFSNSSDRAKHQRTHYDTKPYACQLPGCTKRYTDPSSLRKHVKNHALRNANGQLVRRKSAGGGGGGPSNACSKKAAKTRRHSESALAQAQAQAQAQAQAVCGGAPLGATTGAATGDQQQQRQHRSNSCSDSMLHFENGPTTADRTNRNGCGNVAANNNSMNFNELSNCIVIIEHNQNEATTGVGAGAGATTAVQTSASATATAATTYALYDATGNMAPATETDALSVCSSNSNNYNNGYSDSHENINQLSELEQLLTSTNGRSPIPSPSPSPSPSAIRHNAKPAVASAANGISSVAATQGGRAGKCHLSEFVSFEYVTKYIADSYADAATCKSPAVNLHLQSEFDNNFDMLDLQEFI, encoded by the exons ATGTCTTCCACGCTCAAGTCGCAGCAACTGCCGCTGAGCATTCCCAGCCACAGCGGCGGCATGTACGTCAAGACGGCACCATCGTTGCCGGGCAAGGCATTCGAGGAGAACACTTGCTACGGCGCCTTTATGTCGCCCCCGCTGAGTGCCACAATTGGAGGCGGGTCGGCGAATCGGAACGACACCTTTCGGGCCCCACTGAAGGTGGAGGCAGCCGACAGCGGCGGCTACAACAACTTCACTGGCGGTGAGCTGCAGTTTCCGGACTTTTCGCACCTTTGCTTTGCCGCTGAGACACCCAATTCGGTGTTCAGCGACTGCCACAACTATGTGGGGCAGGATCAGGACTTTGATCAGGATCAGGATGACATTGTGTGCGCCGCGGCGGATCACACGGGCATGCCGTACCAGCAGGGCCAGTACACACAGCTCAACCGGGAGGATATCTTCCGCTTCGAGCCGGAGGACATTGCCCGACTGACCGGAGAGCCCGACTTCTCCGGACTgatgcagccacagccgccgaCGCCCTACACTCCCTACACGCCCTGCAGCGCCCAGTCCAGCCAGGTGCCGGTCGATGCCGCGTCTTTGGCGGCCTCGCAGGCCGACTCCATTAATCTGGATAttgattattttaattatgacGAAATTAATTGCCAATCGAAAAACCAATCACCGTGCTCATCACCGCACCTGGACGCCTGGTTGAATTTCAATCTCGGCGAGATGCCAGTCACTGCCacggcagacacagacacagccacagccacgtccgcggcagccgccgccacatcATCGCCCAAACTGTGCAACATGTACGAtggcctcctgctgcagcaacacatcaagcaggagcaggggcacGAGCCGGAGCAGGAGCCCTCGCCCACCAAGCTGCCATCGATGAGCTCCACATTCGGGACACCCAAATGCATTCCCATGTGCGCCAGCAATTTCGATGATTACTCGAATCTCTATTGCGGCCCGGGGGCGGCACAGTACGCGGCCGAAAATTATCAAAATAATATGTCGCACGCCATCGAAAAGCCGAACCGTGAACACAAAATCATCTGGACCATTGACGAGCTCGACGAACTGATGCTGGGCGACGGCAATCAGCAGCCGCCGCAATGCCAAAGTACCAAATCCGATATGGCTAATTACTTTGCGGATGAGTTGATCAAAAGTGAGTCAGCCATGGgtgtgggcatgggcatggacaGCGAGGATGATGACAATGAGAACGAGGAAGACACGGAAACCCACGATGGGCTCGACAATGAGGTGTTCGCCCAGCCGTCGGTCTGCGAGCTCAAGCCGGAGAGCTGCTGCGATgcggaggctgaggctgaggccgaggcggaggcggaaCCACTGCCACTCATCTGTCGCTGGACCGGCTGCAATGTGGAGTTCCCCCACCAGCAGGCCTTCGTGGAGCATATCGAGAAGTGTCACGTGGATGTGCGCAAGGGAGAGGATTTCTCCTGCTTCTGGCTGGACTGTCCCCGTCGCTACAAGCCGTTCAATGCCCGCTACAAATTGCTCATTCACATGCGTGTCCACAGCGGCGAGAAGCCGAATAAATGTCCG TTTCCCGGCTGCAATAAAGCATTCTCGCGtttggaaaatttgaaaattcaTCAGCGCTCGCACACGGGGGAGCGGCCTTATGGCTGTCAGTATAAAGGCTGCCTCAAAGCGTTCAGCAATAGTTCGGATCGGGCGAAACATCAAAGGACCCACTACGACACG AAACCGTATGCCTGCCAGCTGCCGGGATGCACCAAGCGCTACACGGATCCCTCCAGCCTGCGCAAACATGTCAAGAATCACGCGCTGCGCAATGCCAATGGACAGCTGGTGCGCCGCAAATctgccggcggcggcggtggtggcccATCGAATGCCTGCAGCAAGAAGGCGGCCAAAACACGCCGTCACTCGGAATCGGCActggcccaggcccaagcccaagcccaggcccaggcccaggctgTGTGCGGTGGTGCGCCCTTAGGTGCGACGACAGGTGCGGCCACAggtgaccagcagcagcagcggcagcaccgcAGCAATAGTTGCAGCGATTCGATGCTTCACTTTGAGAATGGGCCAACGACTGCGGACAGGACCAACCGCAATGGCTGCGGCAATGTTGCAGCTAATAACAATTCAATGAACTTTAATGAGTTGTCAAATTGCATTGTCATCATTGAGCACAATCAGAATGAAGCAACAACGGgagtgggagcaggagcaggagcaaccaCAGCAGTACAGACATCAGcatcggcaacggcaacggcagcaacaacatatgCTCTTTACGATGCAACCGGCAACATGGCGCCCGCAACGGAAACGGATGCGCTGAGCgtttgcagcagcaatagcaacaattacaacaatggCTACAGCGACAGCCatgaaaatattaatcaaTTAAGCGAGCTCGAACAACTGCTGACATCAACGAATGGACGCAGCCCcatccccagtcccagtcccagtcccagccccagtgcGATAAGGCACAATGCGAAGCCGGCAGTTGCCTCAGCCGCTAATGGGATTAGCAgcgtggctgccacacagggGGGCAGGGCCGGCAAATGCCATTTGAGCGAGTTTGTGTCGTTCGAGTACGTGACAAAGTACATCGCGGACTCGTACGCGGATGCAGCCACATGCAAGAGCCCAGCAgttaatttacatttacagtCGGAGTTTGATAATAATTTCGATATGCTGGACTTGCAGGAGTTCATCTAA
- the LOC117897463 gene encoding uncharacterized protein LOC117897463 encodes MDSVILNLDALNRALDRLEERTDRVLAQLRQFMQSIEDLDESNAARWHGGYGDPDAAI; translated from the coding sequence ATGGACAGTGTCATACTGAATCTGGATGCGCTGAACAGAGCGCTGGACCGTCTGGAGGAGCGCACAGATCGCGTTCTTGCCCAGCTGCGGCAGTTCATGCAGTCCATTGAGGATCTGGATGAGTCGAATGCGGCACGCTGGCATGGCGGCTACGGCGATCCAGATGCCGCAATTTAG
- the LOC117896613 gene encoding cellular tumor antigen p53 isoform X1, with protein MYIVSAMSWHKVSEDFNADTAENSVGSTDSNGEDGHIIEEPIEATDLTTEPMAFLQGLNSGNLMQFSQQSVLREMMLQDFQNQSNSLPKLESHNIGGYNFSMVLKEPPKSHWVYSHITKKLYIRMDKTFNIDVQFKALMPIQPLNLRVFLCFNKDVSGPVLRCQNHLSTEPVTNQNQKMRESLVRCENPSTTYCGSAQGKGISERYSVLVPLNLSRSSSRNGGYVRQTLAFKFVCQNSCLGRKETSLLFCLENSSGDILAQYVMAVKICTCPKRDCTQDERHANVRKRKSLAPSDIEEDADVKPAKARRRTVSYKRDVKDETESNDSHDTEQQLPIDWQVSRTPDGEYRLAITCPKKEWLLQNIEGMIKESAAQVLRSPTKPHLRSYAHNLLELKKRAFDLP; from the exons ATGTACATAGTTTCAGCCATGTCCTGGCACAAAGTGAG CGAGGATTTTAATGCTGACACCGCTGAGAACTCCGTGGGATCAACTGACTCGAATGGGGAGGATGGGCACATCATCGAAGAGCCCATCGAGGCCACCGACTT AACCACGGAACCGATGGCCTTCCTTCAGGGACTCAAC TCGGGAAATTTGATGCAGTTCAGCCAG CAATCGGTGCTGCGCGAGATGATGCTGCAGGATTTCCAGAACCAAAGCAACAGTTTGCCCAAGCTGGAAAGCCACAATATTGGCGGCTACAATTTCAGCATGGTGCTAAAGGAGCCGCCCAAGTCGCACTGGGTGTACTCGCATATAACGAAAAAGCTCTACATACGCATGGACAAGACATTCAATATTGATGTGCAGTTCAAGGCGTTAATGCCCATACAGCCGCTCAATCTGCGCGTCTTTCTTTGCTTCAATAAAGACGTCAGCGGTCCGGTGCTGCGCTGTCAGAATCACTTGAGCACAGAACCAG TTACCAATCAGAATCAGAAGATGCGCGAGAGTTTGGTGCGCTGCGAGAACCCAAGCACCACGTACTGTGGCTCGGCCCAGGGCAAGGGCATTTCGGAAAGATATTCGGTGCTGGTGCCGTTGAATTTGTCCCGTTCGAGTAGTCGCAACGGCGGCTACGTGCGCCAGACGCTCGCCTTTAAGTTTGTCTGCCAGAACTCGTGCCTGGGCAGAAAGGAAACCAGCTTGCTCTTTTGCCTAGAGAACTCCAG tgGTGATATTTTGGCGCAGTATGTTATGGCTGTGAAAATCTGCACGTGTCCGAAGCGGGATTGCACTCAAGACGAACGCCACGCAAATGTCAGAAAGCGCAAATCGTTGGCCCCATCGGACATTGAGGAGGATGCCGATGTGAAGCCGGCGAAGGCACGTCGTCGTACCGTGTCGTACAAGCGCGATGTGAAGGATGAAACCGAGAGCAATGACAGCCATGACACGGAGCAGCAACTGCCCATCGATTGGCAGGTGTCGCGCACCCCAGACGGTGAATACCGCCTGGCCATAACGTGCCCCAAAAAGGAATGGCTATTGCAGAACATCGAGGGCATGATCAAGGAGTCGGCTGCCCAAGTGCTACGCAGTCCGACCAAGCCCCATCTGCGCAGCTATGCCCACAATTTGTTGGAGCTGAAAA AACGTGCCTTTGATCTGCCATGA
- the LOC117897461 gene encoding estradiol 17-beta-dehydrogenase 11, with protein sequence MSMAKTLVKLQALAGVAILAAFSPLLVAAALLWKLFGKLFCLSSSPKSIVGEVAVVTGAGHGLGRAIALELADKGCHVAVVDINMTGAESTVKQIQEKAKVRAKAYKADVSNYLELVQLNRDVVTDLGPVTVLINNAGILLHRNSVDPEPAEVQQMINVNLAAHFWTRMVFLPTMKAMRRGYLLTISSLAGLFPLPYNTTYTATKAGTTAHMRALRMELALEQLKDIHVCTAMPTFLEANEEVTHLSNEIKISNLYPLISAKEAAHRIVDGMLRGEREIMLPGLAALLYRLMSLLPVSWQDRAMVLASGSRFKQFCALRN encoded by the exons ATGTCTATGGCAAAGACTCTGGTGAAGCTGCAAGCGCTTGCCGGTGTGGCAATCCTGGCCGCATTCTCCCCGCTCCTGGTGGCAGCGGCGCTGCTTTGGAAGCTTTTCGGCAAACTGTTCTGCCTCAGCTCCTCTCCCAAGAGCATCGTGGGCGAGGTGGCTGTG GTCACTGGTGCTGGCCATGGCTTGGGACGCGCCATAGCTCTGGAACTGGCGGACAAGGGCTGCCATGTGGCCGTTGTGGACATCAACATGACAGGAGCCGAGAGCACTGTAAAGCAGATccaggaaaaggcaaaggttCGCGCCAAGGCCTACAAG GCCGATGTAAGCAATTACCTGGAACTTGTTCAGCTGAACAGAGATGTTGTTACCGATCTAGGCCCAGTAACGGTGCTTATTAACAATGCAGGAATCCTGCTGCACCGCAACTCTGTGGACCCGGAACCGGCTGAAGTGCAGCAAATGATAAATGTCAACCTAGCGGCGCACTTTTGG ACCAGAATGGTTTTTCTGCCCACCATGAAAGCGATGCGGAGAGGCTACCTGCTGACCATCAGTTCCCTAGCAG GACTGTTTCCACTGCCCTACAACACCACCTATACGGCCACCAAGGCCGGCACGACGGCTCACATGCGGGCTCTGCGCATGGAGCTGGCTCTAGAGCAGCTGAAGGACATTCATGTGTGCACGGCAATGCCGACCTTCCTGGAGGCCAACGAGGAGGTGACGCACCTCTCCAACGAGATCAAGATCTCCAATTTGTATCCTCTGATCAGCGCTAAGGAAGCTGCCCACCGTATCGTGGATGGAATGCTCAGAGGGGAGCGGGAGATAATGCTTCCCGGACTGGCCGCTCTCTTGTACCGTCTAATGAGCCTGCTGCCCGTCAGCTGGCAGGATCGAGCGATGGTCCTTGCTTCTGGCAGTAGGTTCAAGCAGTTCTGCGCGCTGCGAAACTGA
- the LOC117897459 gene encoding short-chain dehydrogenase/reductase family 16C member 6 gives MVETATTTTVTRTTIAVPPGPATVPSSSATPTATATQAASQARRNDETTRAIFNLKIIVFLLLLPLILLAVGLKHLLDYLFALGLKEKDVSGKVALVTGGGSGLGREICLELARRGCKVAVVDVNSKGCYETVELLSKIPRCVAKAYKNDVSSPRELQLMAAKVEKELGPVDILVNNASLMPMTSTPSLKSDEIDTILQLNLGSYIMTTKEFLPKMITRKSGHLVAVNALAGLVPLPGAGIYTATKYGIEGFMEALRAELRLSDCDYVRTTVANAYLMRTSGDLPLLSDAGIATSYPGLPTPYVAEKIVKGVLLNERMVYVPKIFALSVWLLRLLPTKWQDYMLLRFYHFDVRSSHLFYWK, from the exons ATGGTAGAAACGGCTACCACGACGACTGTGACGCGTACAACCATCGCCGTACCGCCTGGACCCGCCACAGTGCCCTCATCCTCGGCCACGCCCACGGCCACGGCTACCCAGGCAGCCTCGCAGGCGCGCCGCAACGATGAGACGACCCGAGCCATCTTTAACCTAAAAATCATcgtgttcctgctgctgctgccgctgatccTACTCGCCGTGGGCCTGAAGCATTTGCTGGACTATCTGTTTGCTCTGGGCCTCAAGGAGAAGGATGTCAGCGGCAAGGTGGCGCTG GTGACTGGTGGGGGCAGCGGCCTGGGACGCGAGATCTGCCTGGAGCTGGCCCGCCGCGGCTGCAAGGTGGCCGTCGTCGATGTCAACTCGAAGGGCTGCTACGAGACAGTGGAGCTGCTCAGCAAAATACCCAGATGTGTGGCCAAGGCCTACAAG AACGATGTCTCGTCGCCGCgtgagctgcagctgatggCCGCCAAGGTGGAGAAGGAACTCGGCCCAGTCGATATTCTGGTGAACAATGCCTCCCTGATGCCCATGACCTCAACCCCATCGCTGAAGAGCGACGAAATCGATACGATTCTGCAGCTGAATTTGGGCTCCTACATTATG ACCACAAAGGAGTTTCTGCCCAAGATGATAACACGCAAGTCTGGCCATCTGGTGGCAGTGAATGCCCTGGCTG GTCTGGTTCCCCTGCCCGGCGCTGGCATTTATACGGCCACCAAATACGGCATTGAGGGCTTCATGGAGGCCCTGCGCGCCGAGCTGCGTCTCTCCGACTGCGACTATGTCCGCACCACAGTGGCGAATGCCTATCTGATGCGCACCAGCGGTGACCTGCCGCTGCTCAGCGATGCCGG CATTGCGACCAGTTATCCTGGCCTGCCCACACCCTACGTGGCGGAGAAGATTGTGAAGGGCGTGCTGCTGAATGAGCGCATGGTCTATGTGCCAAAAATCTTTGCACTCAGTGTGTGGCTGCTCAG ACTTTTGCCCACCAAGTGGCAGGATTACATGCTGCTGCGCTTCTACCACTTCGATGTGCGCAGCTCCCATCTGTTCTACTGGAAGTGA
- the LOC117899123 gene encoding uncharacterized protein LOC117899123: MTLRQTSSLTLTVEQTAAGVSRTSSQTIVQFFGNEQIGCASQIYQDSNGFLTNGSQLISSSTVSQAAYTSWTPCVGVGTAASVQQQQASADTWGRNVNFGGQHIYSNEAYCNNSGQMAYNNADVYGNSLGMSHVPPHIILAPGAVAGSDFQGEYFNNGGQCTNNGEYSSQSNQNTNNYSDVYGGCLVTNCVNKNNNGIQSLARPTVGELST, encoded by the exons ATGACGCTCAGGCAAACATCTTCGCTTACACTGACTGTGGAACA AACTGCAGCTGGTGTCTCACGCACCAGCAGCCAAACAATTGTACAGTTTTTCGGCAACGAGCAAATTGGCTGCGCTAGTCAGATTTACCAGGACAGCAATGGCTTTTTAACAAACGGATCACAGTTGATAAGCTCCAGCACCGTTTCTCAAGCGGCATACACCTCCTGGACTCCTTGTGTGGGCGTAGGAACCGCGGCCagtgtgcagcagcaacaggcttCCGCGGACACCTGGGGGCGAAATGTTAACTTTGGTGGACAGCATATTTATAGCAATGAAGCATATTGTAACAACAGTGGACAAATGGCCTACAACAATGCTGATGTTTATGGAAACTCTCTCGGCATGTCGCACGTGCCGCCCCACATTATTTTAGCTCCTGGTGCCGTAGCAGGCAGCGATTTCCAAGgcgaatattttaataatggCGGACAATGCACGAATAACGGAGAATATTCTAGCCAAAGTAACCAAAACACTAACAATTATAGTGATGTTTACGGCGGATGTTTGGTCACAAATTGtgtcaacaaaaataataacgGGATCCAGAGCTTGGCTCGCCCTACTGTGGGCGAA ttgtCAACATAA
- the LOC117897462 gene encoding uncharacterized protein LOC117897462: MATKSGIFCLHIAALLTFLGYRTLALVYEECESAPQLGVYVASSSNCSKYIYCAGAGSFEAECLGEHYYDDVLERCVDRALVKRCQAKALDLQANTTETPGNRENVTDLAVNATISALEQLPLAITLRLLHNAGPCYPYMVCYEGAGLTKTCTPAQLVSCAQRQPARTISSCLTGVYGFMPHPRNCAYFYYCSNGYKVIHRCPLNYTWNYEQRSCVQRSQQKCYSQALRLRKQIKPE; the protein is encoded by the coding sequence atggcaacaaaaagcgGCATCTTCTGCCTTCACATTGCGGCACTGCTGACCTTCTTGGGTTATCGCACTTTGGCGCTGGTCTATGAGGAGTGTGAGAGTGCGCCACAGCTGGGCGTCTAtgtggccagctccagcaatTGCTCCAAGTACATTTACTGCGCCGGAGCGGGCTCCTTCGAGGCCGAGTGCCTGGGTGAGCACTACTACGACGATGTCCTCGAACGCTGCGTGGATCGTGCTCTGGTGAAGAGATGTCAGGCCAAGGCATTGGATTTGCAAGCCAACACAACCGAGACGCCAGGGAATCGCGAAAATGTTACGGATTTGGCAGTCAATGCAACGATTTCCGCACTGGAGCAGCTGCCCCTGGCCATAACTCTGCGACTGCTGCACAATGCTGGGCCCTGCTATCCGTACATGGTGTGCTACGAGGGTGCTGGCCTGACCAAGACCTGTACGCCCGCTCAGCTGGTGTCCTGCGCTCAGCGACAGCCGGCCCGTACCATAAGCAGCTGCCTCACTGGCGTCTACGGCTTCATGCCGCATCCACGCAACTGCGCTTACTTCTACTACTGCTCCAACGGCTACAAGGTCATCCATCGCTGTCCACTGAACTACACCTGGAACTACGAGCAGCGCTCCTGTGTGCAGAGATCACAGCAGAAGTGCTACAGCCAGGCACTTAGACTGCGGAAGCAGATCAAGCCGGAATGA
- the LOC117896613 gene encoding cellular tumor antigen p53 isoform X2 yields MKLYQLYERKQSVLREMMLQDFQNQSNSLPKLESHNIGGYNFSMVLKEPPKSHWVYSHITKKLYIRMDKTFNIDVQFKALMPIQPLNLRVFLCFNKDVSGPVLRCQNHLSTEPVTNQNQKMRESLVRCENPSTTYCGSAQGKGISERYSVLVPLNLSRSSSRNGGYVRQTLAFKFVCQNSCLGRKETSLLFCLENSSGDILAQYVMAVKICTCPKRDCTQDERHANVRKRKSLAPSDIEEDADVKPAKARRRTVSYKRDVKDETESNDSHDTEQQLPIDWQVSRTPDGEYRLAITCPKKEWLLQNIEGMIKESAAQVLRSPTKPHLRSYAHNLLELKKRAFDLP; encoded by the exons ATGAAGCTCTATCAGCTTTACGAACGCAAA CAATCGGTGCTGCGCGAGATGATGCTGCAGGATTTCCAGAACCAAAGCAACAGTTTGCCCAAGCTGGAAAGCCACAATATTGGCGGCTACAATTTCAGCATGGTGCTAAAGGAGCCGCCCAAGTCGCACTGGGTGTACTCGCATATAACGAAAAAGCTCTACATACGCATGGACAAGACATTCAATATTGATGTGCAGTTCAAGGCGTTAATGCCCATACAGCCGCTCAATCTGCGCGTCTTTCTTTGCTTCAATAAAGACGTCAGCGGTCCGGTGCTGCGCTGTCAGAATCACTTGAGCACAGAACCAG TTACCAATCAGAATCAGAAGATGCGCGAGAGTTTGGTGCGCTGCGAGAACCCAAGCACCACGTACTGTGGCTCGGCCCAGGGCAAGGGCATTTCGGAAAGATATTCGGTGCTGGTGCCGTTGAATTTGTCCCGTTCGAGTAGTCGCAACGGCGGCTACGTGCGCCAGACGCTCGCCTTTAAGTTTGTCTGCCAGAACTCGTGCCTGGGCAGAAAGGAAACCAGCTTGCTCTTTTGCCTAGAGAACTCCAG tgGTGATATTTTGGCGCAGTATGTTATGGCTGTGAAAATCTGCACGTGTCCGAAGCGGGATTGCACTCAAGACGAACGCCACGCAAATGTCAGAAAGCGCAAATCGTTGGCCCCATCGGACATTGAGGAGGATGCCGATGTGAAGCCGGCGAAGGCACGTCGTCGTACCGTGTCGTACAAGCGCGATGTGAAGGATGAAACCGAGAGCAATGACAGCCATGACACGGAGCAGCAACTGCCCATCGATTGGCAGGTGTCGCGCACCCCAGACGGTGAATACCGCCTGGCCATAACGTGCCCCAAAAAGGAATGGCTATTGCAGAACATCGAGGGCATGATCAAGGAGTCGGCTGCCCAAGTGCTACGCAGTCCGACCAAGCCCCATCTGCGCAGCTATGCCCACAATTTGTTGGAGCTGAAAA AACGTGCCTTTGATCTGCCATGA
- the LOC117896612 gene encoding putative gustatory receptor 94a, translating to MTSAIDVTHRRMVKILTITLIVFMTVFGLLANRYDSRSRQRFKLSKAYLAYAMLWAIAFTGIYGHQIYQDYVQGQLNLRDAVSLYGYMNITVAVINYVTQMIMNDAVAMTMSRVPLFETLKMFHLDNASLLLSIGMAMFKSVGFPLILETAFILQQRRLEPDASLIWTVYRLLPLIISNLLNNCYFGAMIVVKEIVKALNVRLESQRQQVNLMQREDQLKLNTPFYRMQKFYALADELDKLAGRYMVIYVHCDKYLSLMSLSIILSLICHLLGITVGFYSQYYALADTFIADKPYDGLGALINFVFLLISFTEINMLAQLCNNLLVATRRTAIILQEMNLKHADCRYRQAVHSFTLLVTVSKFQIKPMGLYELDMQLIVNVFSAVFSFLLILVQADLSHRFRMY from the coding sequence ATGACATCTGCCATAGATGTTACGCACAGGCGCATGGTGAAAATACTAACAATTACACTGATTGTGTTCATGACTGTCTTTGGACTGCTGGCCAATCGGTATGACAGCCGCAGCAGGCAACGTTTCAAGCTCTCCAAGGCCTATCTGGCGTATGCCATGCTGTGGGCCATTGCCTTTACTGGCATCTACGGGCATCAGATATACCAGGACTATGTGCAGGGGCAGCTCAACCTGCGGGATGCTGTGAGTCTGTATGGCTACATGAACATCACAGTGGCTGTCATCAACTACGTCACGCAAATGATAATGAACGACGCTGTGGCGATGACAATGAGTCGAGTGCCGCTGTTTGAGACGCTCAAGATGTTCCATTTGGACAACGCATCGCTCCTTCTATCGATTGGCATGGCCATGTTCAAGTCGGTCGGGTTTCCCCTGATACTGGAGACGGCCTTCAtactgcagcagcggcgactgGAGCCGGATGCGAGTTTGATTTGGACCGTGTAccgcctgctgccgctgataaTTTCAAATCTGCTGAACAACTGCTACTTTGGAGCCATGATTGTGGTGAAGGAGATCGTAAAAGCGCTCAATGTGAGATTGGAGTCGCAGCGCCAGCAGGTGAATCTGATGCAGAGGGAGGATCAGCTGAAGCTCAACACTCCGTTCTATCGCATGCAGAAGTTTTACGCATTGGCAGACGAACTGGACAAGCTGGCGGGCCGCTACATGGTGATCTACGTGCATTGCGACAAGTACTTGTCGCTCATGTCTCTGTCGATCATCCTGTCGTTGATCTGCCATCTACTCGGCATCACAGTGGGATTTTACAGCCAGTACTATGCCCTGGCGGACACATTCATTGCGGACAAGCCGTACGATGGGCTGGGAGCGCTCATTAATTTCGTCTTTCTGCTCATTTCCTTCACTGAGATCAACATGCTGGCACAGCTGTGCAACAACCTGCTCGTGGCAACCAGGAGAACAGCCATCATACTGCAGGAGATGAACTTGAAGCATGCCGACTGCCGATACCGGCAGGCTGTCCACAGTTTCACCCTCCTCGTGACCGTCTCCAAGTTCCAGATAAAGCCAATGGGTCTGTACGAGCTGGACATGCAGCTGATCGTTAATGTGTTTTCCGCCGTCTTTAGCTTCTTGCTGATCCTCGTCCAGGCCGACTTGTCGCATCGCTTCAGAATGTACTAG